The Arachis ipaensis cultivar K30076 chromosome B07, Araip1.1, whole genome shotgun sequence genomic interval AAATTCATTTTAAgttagaattaattttttttatttaaaattgtagtgagttaaaattaaaaactgtagcaataaaaaaataattttataattttttatttaaaatttgtttggattaataattttttgttttattatttttgttttgggataatatttttttatttttatttcagtaAAAAATTCAACACTAATAAGACACTAAAATTAAAAAACGttgtttaataaataataaataaataaagattagagagaaagaaagagagggagTGAAGAGGCAGATTTTGGTATTAGAGAAGGAAAGAGAAATTACGTTGAAGATAAAGAGTTTTTTGcattaaatttaatataattttttttttgtaaacttTAATGGGATTTTAAAATTCCAAACAATGAGGGAGTATTGTAACATTCATCTAAGTTTTTTTAACAGCAGAAATGATTTTGCATCCTAAAAGACTGTTCACTTGAAGTAAGTGTGTTTGGATTTGTGTTAGAGAAGAGAGAAGCTCGTTTGAGTTTCTTGAACGCTTCATCTTCATGTTTAGCAATATTTGTACGCTGTAAATTCTTCAATCCACGTTTACTTTTTCACGTTGGATTGAACTTTATGTTTTATGTACCAATTATATCCTTCATTATTCATAtgtttattgttttttttataatactttttttttaatactctcatatatatattattattttttataaaatttctgtttttttatatgagttcttttactgttattgttattttttttgtatgGAATATGTTTTTTTACTTTGTATTATGATTCTATTAATCCTACTAGAGTACTAAAGAATATTGAGagtactaaaaaaatattaaaattaaattaattctataaaattattttcattcaaactCTAATTTGAGAAACCTCAATCAAGCGTAATTAGTATTTACTTATAAAGGTTGAATGGAAGGATACGTAGGAACTAGGAAGTATTGAGTGTATAGTGTAGTTGGCAGCAAAAGCATACGGCACATAATTATAAGCGTATAAATATAGAGAGAGACACACACACAACACAAGAGTACATTTAATACATACATAGACCCAACCCCACTCTTCTTTCTTCGTTCCTCAACTCTGCTATCTGCAATTTCAATTAAACTAAACATACTTACTTGCAACTTCCCTGTCACTGCGACACACCCTTTTCTCTTCCTTTCTAGGGTTTCACACATCACTTCAAAATCGAATCGGAACTCATACATAACAAAAACAACTCGTTAATTTCAATTCTATGTTTCAACATCCAAACGCACGCAACATAATGCTTGGATTGAAAGGAAACCCAGCGTTATAACTTCAAAAATCCCCAAACGAACGGATTTTCACTCGGAACTCGAATCCAGGTTCTAAAACTTTCATGGATAGGTCTAGATCTAAGAGGAACTACTACTATGACCAGGACTATGATTCTGACACCCTCGCTAGGACCAGGCCCCGCTATAACCACCACTATAACAACGTTCCAGTTCACCGCCACCGcggaggaggtggtggtggtggcggcggcGGCGGAGGACGCCAGTTTAAGACTCAGGACTCGCCGTTGACGGTTACCACCAGCTACCGCATTCTGTGCCACGATTTGAAGGCCGGCGGCGTCATCGGGAAGTCTGGCAGCATAATAAAGTCCATACGGCAGCACACCGGCGCATGGATCAACGTCCACGAGCTGATCCCCGGCGATGAGGAGCGGATCATCGAGATTTCCGACACTCGCCGCCGCGACCCTGAGGGGAGAATGCCGTCGTTTTCGCCGGCGCAGGAGGCGCTCCTCATGATCCACGACAGGATCCTGGAGAGCGACGCTGCGTTCGGGGTCGGGGAGGAGGATGAGGAGTACGGCCTCCCTGGCGGAGGAGGCGgaagaggtggtggtggtggcgggaACAGTCGTGTGGCGTCGAGATTGGTGGTATCGAGAATGCATGTAGGGTGTTTGTTGGGAAAAGGAGGGAAGATTATTGAACAAATGAGGATGGAAACAAAGACACAAATTAGGATACTCCCTAGAGATCACAATCTACCCCGTTGTGTTTCCATGGCAGAAGAGATTGTTCAGGTGCAAATTGCAACCAACAAAAGTAGAATTACCTTTGGCGATTGTCTGAATTGCATGCATGCTGAGAAAAAGAACACAACTACTTTTTTGTGGTGAAAGAATTCCAGCACCATTGTGGAGTATGGAGTAATGGACTATGGGGAAAAACTATGGTTTTTTTGCTCATTTACTCTTATATATACTCAGTGGTTGTTATACTTTTGGACAACCAATTAAAATTGCTGAAACTGAAGACAATGAATATGGCTTTTTCTAACGTTTCAGGATTCCTTTAACTTCTTTTTCCCTTAAATACCCGGtgtttcataaattaaatgaagtATAATTTGAGCTAACAATCATTAGTTGATTTAACTTCTGAATCAGTAGCATTTGAAGCTACTTCATTTCCTTTTCAGCTAAAGAGCTGGAAAGGTGGAACAATTTTCAGCTTCAAAAGCATTCTGACTTTGAATTGGTGGTTTGGAGtacatttttttgtttgttttggatTATTGATTTGTTTTATGATGTATGCCTGAAATTTATTGCATTATATTAGTAACTGATTTTGATTTGATGGTGGATCTTGTGCTTCTTTAGTTGAACTTATTTAGATCAAATGTGACATTATTTGTCGGATTTTCCTCAAATTTAATCCACTAAGTGTGGAAGACTGCTAGCGGTTGCTTTATCATGCTCTCAATGGTTCTCTTTTTCTGGTTTTGGGGCCTCTAAACTTTGTTATTATAGTGAAGTTATGGAAATGCATGGTCATTCCAAAGATGTGGTGTGTTTCCCTGCAACTTTTACCCATTAAAGATTATTTAAACTGAAAACTAATAATTGTATGATATGCGGTGCAGGTAGTAGGCGACGTAAATGCCGTGAAGAATGCTATAGTAATTATATCGTCACGGTTAAGGGAGAGCCAGCATCGTGACCGTGGTCATTTCCATGGACGTGCACATTCACCTGAGCGATTTTTCCCTCCCGACGATGATTATGTTCCTCATATGACTGGTGGATCTCGTAGATCAGCTGTAGACGGAGCTAATTTTGGTTCACGAATGTCTAACACCAATGCCAGAAACAATAACCAACCCCAATTGGGTAATTACGGAATGGAGCCAGGGCCTGCTCCCATGGTTGATGAAGCACAGCCCCTGTATGGAGAGGAGCTTATTTTCCGTATACTTTGTCCAGTTGAGAAAGTTGATCGCATTATTGGGGAATCAGATGGAATTGTAGAGTTCCTTCAAAATGAAGTTGGGGTAGATGTAAAGGTGGCCGAACCTATTGGTGGTTCAGATGAACAGATAATAATCATTACTTCAGAGGAGgtacttgctttctctttttgtcTGTGTCCCTTTTGTAGTGTATTGAGTGTAACAACTGCAATATCTCTTAGATCACTTCTTCAAGCTATAAGTGTCATAGAGGCAATTTTCTTC includes:
- the LOC107605881 gene encoding RNA-binding KH domain-containing protein RCF3 isoform X2 produces the protein MDRSRSKRNYYYDQDYDSDTLARTRPRYNHHYNNVPVHRHRGGGGGGGGGGGGRQFKTQDSPLTVTTSYRILCHDLKAGGVIGKSGSIIKSIRQHTGAWINVHELIPGDEERIIEISDTRRRDPEGRMPSFSPAQEALLMIHDRILESDAAFGVGEEDEEYGLPGGGGGRGGGGGGNSRVASRLVVSRMHVGCLLGKGGKIIEQMRMETKTQIRILPRDHNLPRCVSMAEEIVQLKSWKGGTIFSFKSILTLNWWFGVHFFVCFGLLICFMMYA
- the LOC107605881 gene encoding RNA-binding KH domain-containing protein RCF3 isoform X1, which translates into the protein MDRSRSKRNYYYDQDYDSDTLARTRPRYNHHYNNVPVHRHRGGGGGGGGGGGGRQFKTQDSPLTVTTSYRILCHDLKAGGVIGKSGSIIKSIRQHTGAWINVHELIPGDEERIIEISDTRRRDPEGRMPSFSPAQEALLMIHDRILESDAAFGVGEEDEEYGLPGGGGGRGGGGGGNSRVASRLVVSRMHVGCLLGKGGKIIEQMRMETKTQIRILPRDHNLPRCVSMAEEIVQVVGDVNAVKNAIVIISSRLRESQHRDRGHFHGRAHSPERFFPPDDDYVPHMTGGSRRSAVDGANFGSRMSNTNARNNNQPQLGNYGMEPGPAPMVDEAQPLYGEELIFRILCPVEKVDRIIGESDGIVEFLQNEVGVDVKVAEPIGGSDEQIIIITSEEGPDDELFPAQEALLHIQTRIVDLVLDKDNTITTRLVVPSSDIECIDGKEASLSEIRRLTGANIQILPREELPLCVGRTDELVQIVGEIKAARDAVVEVTSRLRSYFYKDFFPRDTMPPLTSLPGIEASSSNNMASATEAPAAYQNVLTAPGPFPSKESGGSSTEAGKQKETDRREDVPSGLNRIAVPLVTRSTLEVVLPEYAVPKLIAKSKSKLVQISELSGANVTLVEDRPDATQKIIQISGTPEQAERAQSLLQGFILSTQEDGP